TAACCCCGCCGGGCATTGGGGAAGAATTCGATAGAATAGAATCCCGTAACCGAAGTACCGCCAAACTGGTCATATAGAATCCAACTTTCGCCCTCATCCGCTGAGACATAGGGTCCGACATTGGAACCAAGCGCCCAGATGCGGTTATTACCATCGATTTTTGCGTGGTGGAATTGTTGCCCGGGATCGCCTTGGCGTTTAATAATCCAATCATCGCCAAAGTTAGAACGATAGATTGTACCTTCCTCGCCAAAGACAAATGTATAATTGCCGTGTTTCAGGATATCCCAAACGGTTGTGTTGGTCGGTAACTCAATCGCCTGAAGTCCGAACCGGGGATCGCCGCGATACAAGTAACCATCGTCGCCAGCGAGGTAAATCACATTGCTGATTGCACGAATAACATTCAAGTGTTGGCTCGTGGGAGCTGTTAGATGCTGCAATTGCAATGTATCGGCGGGTTCCGGGAGGATAGGATTGCTTTCGTGCTTATTCGGCTTACAGCCGGAGGCAAGGAAAAGTATCGATAGAGCGATTACGATGACCGCCGCGATATCGCGACGCCAGTTAGAATGAATGCTGCACCAAGTATCGTGTTCCATGCGATCACCTCATCTAAAACTAACCATGCAAAAAACACACCCCAAACCACATTTAAATATACAACCATTCCAGTTCGTGCGGCCCCCCGGTGCTTCAATAGCCATGACCATAAACTAAAGCCGATTACAGTCGAAGCCAAGCCCAAAAATGCCACACACGACCAAGCGACGATATCCGTGGGAATCCGGTCGGGAAACGTAAACGGATAGGTCGGCAACAACAATACCGTTCCGATAACGACCGCCACTGCCGGTGCCGCCATTGATCCGGCGCGTTTTGCAACATCGTGGATAAGCAGCGTATACAAAGCCCAACTGAACGGACATAGTAAGATAACAAAGACCCCAGTCAATGCCGTCGTATCAAAACCAAATCTATTACGCGACAGAGTTAGGATAATCACACCGAGAAAAGAGACCCCCGCCCCGAGAAAGAACCGCTTCGATACTTTTTCCCCGCGAAAGAGAATCGCACCGCCGATGATGAAGGCGGGATTCAGCGATATAACCAAACTTGCCAATCCGGCGCCGACTCGGGTTTCACCGGTATTGAGGGCGATATTGTATAAAGCGGTGGCGCTGAGTCCGGCGATGGTGAGTTTCAACCATTCCATTTTCGTGAGGGTAAGCAGAGTATCGCGATGACGCCAACTAATCCAGAGAAAGATTGGGATGGTGGGAATAAAACGGGCGAGCACCAGTTGCCATGGAGTAAACGCCTCGAGCGCAATTTTAATGAATGCGAAAGCCGATCCCCAGATGGCGGTTAGTAGAAGAATCGCGCCAATCTCGACCTGTCGGGAAGCTTTCAAAAGATATTCCAGAGCAGCGGCAATAGCGAGGATACACCGATAACAAGGAGGATGGGTACCAATTTCTTCCGGTACACCGGTGTTCCCACGACAGCGGCAATACCAGCTTTCAAAATACAATTGGCAAGAATTGCAGCAGCGACACCGGCAGTTAAATAAAACGATGGTAAACCGGCAACGGCAAACTCGCCGAGGGATAGCACTGCCGCATCAACCGAAACCGAACCGGAAAGGGCTGCAACCAGTACCACACCACGATCACCAAGAAATTCAACCGCCAGCCGGGCGAAAAATGTGGCAGCAGCGAACAAAAGTCCGAAATTTAAGGCGACCATCAAGCGAAACGGGTTATTGAGTGTGAGCGAAGTGTGGCGGTCGGATTTCGATTTTACCAAACGTAGTGAAATATAGGCCCCGATTATCAATCCTGGAATCGCAATTGGCAATATTTCTGCCCAGTACTGCGGAACGACAACGATGGTCAAAACGA
The genomic region above belongs to bacterium and contains:
- a CDS encoding DMT family transporter, giving the protein MKASRQVEIGAILLLTAIWGSAFAFIKIALEAFTPWQLVLARFIPTIPIFLWISWRHRDTLLTLTKMEWLKLTIAGLSATALYNIALNTGETRVGAGLASLVISLNPAFIIGGAILFRGEKVSKRFFLGAGVSFLGVIILTLSRNRFGFDTTALTGVFVILLCPFSWALYTLLIHDVAKRAGSMAAPAVAVVIGTVLLLPTYPFTFPDRIPTDIVAWSCVAFLGLASTVIGFSLWSWLLKHRGAARTGMVVYLNVVWGVFFAWLVLDEVIAWNTILGAAFILTGVAISRRSS